GACACCAAGCTCTAGTCATGTGGTAGTTGGTCACCGCGGGCCAACGGCCTTTACCATAGAAGGGAAAAATACGAGCAACGGAAGTTCGAGTGTCAACGACATCGGCGCCAACACGGTACCTGATGGTCGAGCAGATATACGTATTGTTGGTAATGAAGACCACACGATAACCGTTTATTGGCAAACGCCAAATTCAACTTCTGGAGAAGATGATTGGACGCTCTATAATGGCACAGGGGACTTGCCTGGAACAGCTCCAATTTTTGAGGATGAAGTATATGTAGGCTTGATAACTTATGCTTTTGAACTCACTGGTGTACCTTTCGTAGGTACCTGTGATGGGATTGAGATCAAATAGCCAACTTACTTCTTTTTTTTACTTTTTCACGAGCCTGATATTCAGACAATGTCAATTTGAATTCAGTTGATCGATTAGGTTCACTTTTTATTTCAATATTGCCGCCATTGAGTTTAGCGAATTCAAAACATAGTTTCAAACCCATGCCTGTACCTTTTTCACCAGCTGTACCAGGCGTACTTTCCTTTTCCATTTTTGTGAATAAAACTTCAATTTCACTTTGAGTCAACCCAATACCGTTATCAATGACCTGCACATCTACATTTCCCTTTTTTGAGGAGGCCAACATGGTGACAACACCTCCTTTTGGAGTGAATTTAATGGCGTTATTGACCAAATTTCTAATGATAAAAGTCACCTGATTTTTATCTCCAAATGCATAAGCACCTTTTCCAACACTGTATTTCAGCTCGATATTTTTCTTGTCTGCCTGATCTCTGTACAGCTCCCAAATGTTGCTTAATATTTGACCAAGATTCAATTTTTCCTTTCTTGTTTCAAATTCCTGAACTTGAATTCTCGCCCATTCTATCAAATTGTCAGTTAAATTAATTGTATTGTCCACAGTAGTCTGCAAACCTTGACTCAGTTTTTTGACATCTTCCTCACTCATATGCTTAATCCCTTCTACCATAATAGAGGACAGCCCTTTCAACGAATGAAGCGGGCTTCTCAAATCATGAGCAATGATGTTGAAAAACTTATCTTTCGCATTGTTCAGATCCTTTAAATATTCAGTTTGAGCCTCAATCAATATTTTCTGATCCAACAATTCTCTGGTTCTTATTTTCACCAATTCTTCCAATTCTTCGTTTGATTTTCTAATGATATCTTCAGCTTGTTTTTGAGCTGAGATATCAAAAGACAGAACCAACAATCCATCATCTACAGGCCTTATCTTCAACTCAAAATATCCTTTACTGCTATCTGGAAAATCAAATTCGTTCACCCACTCATTTGCCTGCTTTTTTTGCATACACTGCTCCAAAAGTTTGAACATGGGAGTTTTCTCAATACCTGGAAATTTTTCCATCATGGTAAATCCAATCAAATCATTTTTGGATAATTTGGCATGACGTGCTACAGCTTCATTGGCATAGATATATCGCCATTCATGATCGATGACTTGCACACCTTCGATCATACCATCGAAAATCTCATAGTTTCCCATAAAATTAATTTTTCTCAATCTGGTCAGGCAGGCTCACTTGAAAAGAACTATTCTATCTAGAATAAATAACTGCTGTCAATCTTATAGCTGGAGAAATGAAATAAATATGTGGTAAGGGCTAAATATGAATTACCACTTCTTAAATAAGTTAATGCATAATTCGGCAAATACAAAGCCTATGCACACTTTTCACTAGACATTTTTAGGCTGTTCTTTTTTTCGAATCGCTAAAACATTTCCTATCATTATCAGTACCACCCCGATGGCAGCATACCAAGTCATTTGATAGTTTTCAAAAATTAATGAAATACCGATAGCTATCACCGGGATTATGACCAAAGCATAAGCAGCTTTATCAGCTCCTACTCTACTGATCAGCGTGAGATAGGTGCCAAATGCGATAATTGAACCAAAAACTGTCAGGTAAAGCAATGAAACGATGTAAGTAGCTGATGAATCAAAACTAAACGGGCGCTCTAGAATCAAAGCCAAGAGTCCCATCCAAATACCTCCGTATAACATACCATAGGCATTCGCTTGAATAACTGGAATGTTGCTGGCAGAGTTTCTCGCCGATGTGATATTACCTAAAGAAGCAATAATCACTGATAAAACCGTAATGATGGTGCCGACAATAGTTTCCTGAGAAAATGTTAAACCCAGAAATTCATTACTAAAAATCAATATGGTACCTGACAACCCAAACAAGGCTGCCATCAAAATACTTTTGTTGATGGGGCACTTTAAAAAAATGGCTCCAAACCCTGAATTTAAAAATACTAAAGTAGAATAGGCCACAGCAATCAACCCACTGGCGAGATAGACTTCAGCCTCATAAACCAACCAATAGTTTACTCCAAATAGCAAAAAACCTTGTAAAGCAATAAAGCCATGTTCCCGAATGGAGAATTTCATCTTTCTTCGAGTAGCTAAACAAAACGTAATCATCACTACTCCGGCCAGTAAGTATCGGTAAACCACCGAAACCAAGGGATCCACCACACCCAACTGGAACTTTATAGTAAACCAGGTTGACCCCCAGATCAACGCAGGAATTATAAACAGCCAAAGATTTTTATTCATAACCAATGTTCTCTAATTAGCGCAAGCTAAACAAATGTCCTAGATGAATATTCCTAATTGTGGTGATGAGTAATGATAATAGTTTTGAGAATGAAAGAATTTCGGCTTGTCCCAGACTCTATGATCGATTATATTTAAACAACCTAACCCACATACCAGCTAAAAAATGAATCTTCAGGAGCAAATACTTGATAGCTACGACAGTTTGGTCGTCTTTTCACTCGATACCTCCTACCGTATTCTATCATTTAACAAAAGTGGATTTCTACTGCTCAAGCAGATGTATGGTAGAGAAGCCAAAATAGGAGATGATATCCTTGATTTTTTTGAAAGCGAGCGCTCCAAATCATTAGCAAGGGAGCACTTCGACAGAGCCCTTCAAGGCGAGCGATTTACAGTCATGCGTCCGTTTGGAACAAAAGGAAACATGAGACACTTTGACATCATGTATGCGCCTCTCGAAACTAATAACAAGATCTATGGTTTCTCTGCGCTTGTAGTAGACATTACTGAAAAAAAGAAACACGAAGAAGAACGTATACGAGCCAATGAAATGTACAAGAGGTTATTTGTCACGTCCAAAGATGCGATCATGACTTCTGAGCCTCCTTCCTGGAAATTTACTACAGGAAACAACACTATTCTAGACATGTTCAAAGTAAAGGATATGAAAGAATGGACGTCATTGGGCCCTTGGCATGTGTCACCAGAGTATCAACCCGATGGTGAACGCTCCTCAGAAAAGGCCAAACGAATGATTCATACGGCGATGGAAAAAGGTTCTCATTTTTTCGAATGGACCCATCGGAGAATGAATGGAGAAGATTTTCCGGCCACTGTTCAATTGACACGAGTCGACTTCAGTGAACGTCAGTTTCTACAGGCCACAGTAAGAGACATTACCGAGGTAAAAAAGACAGAAAAAGAAAGAATTCTAAACGAAACCAAGTTCCAAAACATCTTTGAGGGTGTGAGCGAGGGTATTTTGGTGGCGGGCTATTATGAAGGTTCATTTCTATATGCCAACCCAGCCATCCAAAAAATGACCGGCTACTCACAGGAGGAGATAATAGGCCTCCCTCCGAATCTGGTACACAACGAAAAAGATCATGACCTGGTACTTAATGCAGTCAAAAGTTGTAAACATGATCAAGAAAGTAAAACCATAGAAATAGAGTTCATACGAAAAGATAAATCCACTTTTTTAGGACAGGCCATCTATTCATTTATGAAATGGGGTGACTTGGACTGTATCGTAGCCTTTATCAGAGACATCAGTGATCTCAAAAAAGCAGAGAAAGAAATTCGTGATAACCAAATGAGGTATCAAGCCTTATTTGAGTATTCAAAAGATGCCATTATCATCTTCAAAGCCAGCGGTGAATTCGTTACTGGCAATGAAGCGGTTGTAAAACTATTTCATGCCGAAAACCTTGATGCATGCAAAAACACACCTCCTGATGTAATTTGGCCAGAGTTTCAGCCAGATGGAAAACCATCATTGGAGAAATCTGAAGAAGTGATGCGAACAGCCGTCGAAAAAGGTTCTAATTCTTTCGAATGGCAATACAAAAAATATACTGGTGAAACATTTTATGCATCTGTCACACTATCTAGAATAGATACCGATGATGAGGTATTTGTCCAGGCAAGCATTCGAGATATTACTGAGCAAATAGAAACAAAGAAGCGGCTTGAAGCTCAAAACGAATTACAAAACCTCTTGATGAGAATATCTTCCAAATATATCAATACACCACTCGCAGATGTAGATGAAGCTATTCAAAACTCACTCAAGGAAATTGGTGAATTCGTTAAAGCAGACCGCTCCTATCTGTTCGAGTTTGATTACATCAACCGAACCATTAGCAACACCTTCGAGTGGTGTGCAAAAGATATTCGTAGCGTCATGAGTGATTCGCAAAATCTTCCAATGAATGAGGTGGCTGAAATGGTTGACCCTCACTTTCTTGGTGATTTCATTTACATCCCGGACACTCAACTTATGGAAGAAAGTGGCTCTAAGAAAATCCTAATAGAACAGGAAATAAAAAGCTTACTAACCGTTCCTTTGATGCACCGAAACAACTGTATAGGTTTTGTGGGCTTCGATTCAGTGGCAAGTAAAAAAATGTATTCTCAAAAGGAAATAGCCATTTTGAAGCTTTATTCTGATATGCTGGTCAATATTCAGATGAGGTCCGAAAAAGAAAAAGAACTGCAAAAATTATTACACACCACAAAAGAGCAAAATCAACGACTTAAAGAATTTTCATACATTACTTCGCATAACATCCGTGCTTCTGTAGCCAATTTGTTAGGACTTTCTGAAATGATTCGAGTAATTCCAGAAAGCGAGGGCTATTTAGATATGTTGAAGGTGACCACGGAAAAACTGGATAATTCCATCACCAACATCAATGAACTAATCAATTTCGAAAATCAAACCAGTGAATTAAAAAAAATAGATTGCAGCTTGTCTGAAGCCATCCAAAGAGTATTGAAGTTGACCAATCAGATCATCAAAAAGAAAGAAGTTGATCTAAAAATTGACATTGAAGAATCACATATGATCAAAGCTTTTCCTGCCTATCTCGACAGTATTTTCCATAATTTGATCACCAATGCTTTGAAGTACGGTATCACAGATCAATCCAAGTTGCTAGAAATCTACGCCAACCAGGAAGAAACCGGAACTTCTGTTTTCATCAAGGATCGCGGCTTGGGGATTGACCTGGACAAGTACAGAGAGAA
The sequence above is drawn from the Reichenbachiella sp. genome and encodes:
- a CDS encoding ATP-binding protein; translation: MGNYEIFDGMIEGVQVIDHEWRYIYANEAVARHAKLSKNDLIGFTMMEKFPGIEKTPMFKLLEQCMQKKQANEWVNEFDFPDSSKGYFELKIRPVDDGLLVLSFDISAQKQAEDIIRKSNEELEELVKIRTRELLDQKILIEAQTEYLKDLNNAKDKFFNIIAHDLRSPLHSLKGLSSIMVEGIKHMSEEDVKKLSQGLQTTVDNTINLTDNLIEWARIQVQEFETRKEKLNLGQILSNIWELYRDQADKKNIELKYSVGKGAYAFGDKNQVTFIIRNLVNNAIKFTPKGGVVTMLASSKKGNVDVQVIDNGIGLTQSEIEVLFTKMEKESTPGTAGEKGTGMGLKLCFEFAKLNGGNIEIKSEPNRSTEFKLTLSEYQAREKVKKRSKLAI
- a CDS encoding DMT family transporter produces the protein MNKNLWLFIIPALIWGSTWFTIKFQLGVVDPLVSVVYRYLLAGVVMITFCLATRRKMKFSIREHGFIALQGFLLFGVNYWLVYEAEVYLASGLIAVAYSTLVFLNSGFGAIFLKCPINKSILMAALFGLSGTILIFSNEFLGLTFSQETIVGTIITVLSVIIASLGNITSARNSASNIPVIQANAYGMLYGGIWMGLLALILERPFSFDSSATYIVSLLYLTVFGSIIAFGTYLTLISRVGADKAAYALVIIPVIAIGISLIFENYQMTWYAAIGVVLIMIGNVLAIRKKEQPKNV
- a CDS encoding PAS domain S-box protein, with product MNLQEQILDSYDSLVVFSLDTSYRILSFNKSGFLLLKQMYGREAKIGDDILDFFESERSKSLAREHFDRALQGERFTVMRPFGTKGNMRHFDIMYAPLETNNKIYGFSALVVDITEKKKHEEERIRANEMYKRLFVTSKDAIMTSEPPSWKFTTGNNTILDMFKVKDMKEWTSLGPWHVSPEYQPDGERSSEKAKRMIHTAMEKGSHFFEWTHRRMNGEDFPATVQLTRVDFSERQFLQATVRDITEVKKTEKERILNETKFQNIFEGVSEGILVAGYYEGSFLYANPAIQKMTGYSQEEIIGLPPNLVHNEKDHDLVLNAVKSCKHDQESKTIEIEFIRKDKSTFLGQAIYSFMKWGDLDCIVAFIRDISDLKKAEKEIRDNQMRYQALFEYSKDAIIIFKASGEFVTGNEAVVKLFHAENLDACKNTPPDVIWPEFQPDGKPSLEKSEEVMRTAVEKGSNSFEWQYKKYTGETFYASVTLSRIDTDDEVFVQASIRDITEQIETKKRLEAQNELQNLLMRISSKYINTPLADVDEAIQNSLKEIGEFVKADRSYLFEFDYINRTISNTFEWCAKDIRSVMSDSQNLPMNEVAEMVDPHFLGDFIYIPDTQLMEESGSKKILIEQEIKSLLTVPLMHRNNCIGFVGFDSVASKKMYSQKEIAILKLYSDMLVNIQMRSEKEKELQKLLHTTKEQNQRLKEFSYITSHNIRASVANLLGLSEMIRVIPESEGYLDMLKVTTEKLDNSITNINELINFENQTSELKKIDCSLSEAIQRVLKLTNQIIKKKEVDLKIDIEESHMIKAFPAYLDSIFHNLITNALKYGITDQSKLLEIYANQEETGTSVFIKDRGLGIDLDKYREKMFKLGTRLHDTSDGQGLGLFMTKRQLEAMGGQIEVQSQLNSGTTFKLFFPELVNAS